The Megalobrama amblycephala isolate DHTTF-2021 linkage group LG7, ASM1881202v1, whole genome shotgun sequence genome window below encodes:
- the LOC125271498 gene encoding caspase a-like, with the protein MAEEAENWDEHSEDGIHKTQTSASDHNSEERASGGDSVALPCGHQRPAHYIIAWFKHYLKQRQTEFTCPGFNAGQKKTCGVKLSYQDICRLIPLTSKQREFLEEKLCLLTAGKLCDFKACPGCLSLVERRDESNLCVHCTICTAIKKQTYTFCWSCLREWKGPTHNAVRCGNEDCGRFTITEDSLVPCSPKFKQEKLREMGHKIYPMKDKSSDRKRLALLINNVEFEDEDQNRVGADKDESRMERLLKGLGYTVVTLRDLTAQGMKCAMKDFAQRQEHFQSDSCFVVFMSHGNDKGISGVSLIRNSDEDIFSIDEIFNSLNTPNCPGLRDKPKIILIQSCRGGKDGCVEVQDSVPKQEHIEKDFCCLRSCTPDTVSYRTESGSDFFKDIVEVFNQHACEDEILELFRKVMSLKFKENHPRQMPCIDRTTLSKKVYLFPGL; encoded by the exons ATGGCTGAAGAAGCCGAAAACTGGGATGAGCATTCAGAAGATG GAATCCACAAAACACAAACTTCAGCTTCAGATCATAATTCTGAAGAAAGAGCATCAGGAGGAGATTCTG TGGCTCTGCCTTGTGGTCATCAAAGGCCAGCACATTATATCATCGCATGGTTCAAGCATTATCTGAAACAG agacagactgagtTCACTTGTCCTGGATTTAATGCGGGCCAGAAGAAAACCTGTGGAGTGAAGCTGTCTTACCAGGACATCTGCCGACTGATTCCTCTGACGAGCAAACAGAGGGAATTCTTAGAGGAGAAACTCTGTCTTCTCACTGCTGGAAAGCTCTGCGACTTCAAAGCT TGTCCAGGGTGCCTGTCCTTAGTGGAAAGACGAGATGAGTCAAACCTGTGTGTACACTGCACTATCTGCACAGCCATCAAGAAACAGACATACACTTTCTGCTGGAGCTGCCTGAGGGAGTGGAAGGGGCCTACCCATAATGCTGTGCGCTGCGGAAACGAGGACTGTGGTAGATTCACT ATAACTGAAGATTCTCTTGTGCCATGCAGTCCTAAATTTAAACAGGAGAAACTACGAGAAATGGGACATAAG ATTTACCCAATGAAGGACAAGTCCTCTGACAGAAAACGTCTAGCGCTCCTAATTAACAATGTGGAGTTTGAAGATGAAGATCAAAACCGTGTCGGGGCAGATAAGGATGAGTCGAGGATGGAGAGACTGCTGAAGGGTCTCGGTTACACTGTGGTGACACTAAGAGACCTCACGGCACag GGTATGAAATGTGCCATGAAAGACTTCGCCCAGCGACAGGAGCACTTCCAATCAGACAGCTGCTTTGTGGTGTTCATGTCACATGGAAACGACAAAGGAATCAGTGGAGTTTCCTTAATAAGGAATTCTGATGAGGACATTTTCTCCATAGATGAAATCTTTAATAGCTTGAACACTCCAAACTGTCCTGGACTGCGAGACAAACCCAAAATCATCCTTATCCAGTCATGTCGGGGTG GTAAAGATGGATGTGTGGAGGTCCAGGACAGTGTGCCAAAACAAGAGCACATTGAGAAGGACTTCTGCTGCCTGAGGTCCTGTACTCCAG ATACTGTGTCCTACAGGACTGAGAGTGGCTCAGATTTCTTCAAGGATATAGTGGAAGTATTTAATCAGCACGCTTGTGAGGATGAGATTTTGGAGCTTTTCAGAAAGGTAAT gtCCTTGAAGTTTAAGGAGAATCATCCACGTCAAATGCCATGCATAGACAGAACAACATTGTCTAAAAAGGTCTACCTCTTCCCTGGGCTGTGA